A stretch of Suncus etruscus isolate mSunEtr1 chromosome 9, mSunEtr1.pri.cur, whole genome shotgun sequence DNA encodes these proteins:
- the LOC126017543 gene encoding olfactory receptor 5J2, translating to MAEENFTAVTEFILLGLTNRAELKLLLFVLFLAIYTITLVGNLGMVFIIRITPKLHTPMYFFLSCLSLVDACYSSAIAPKMLINLMVVKGTISFTACIIQHLCFGMFVTTEGLLLSVMAYDRYVAIVNPLLYTVAMSKTKCVGLVLGSWVGGTINSLVHTISLSRLSFCRLNVVSHFFCDIPSLLKLSCSDTSMNEMLLLTFSGVIAMATFLVVIISYMFIVFAILRINSASGRQKAFSTCASHLTAVTIFYGTLSFSYIQPSSQYSVEQEKVVAVFYTLVIPMLNPLIYSMRNKEVKDAVKRAIEMKHFSCKF from the coding sequence ATGGCTGAAGAGAATTTTACAGCTGTCACTGAGTTTATTCTTTTGGGGCTGACAAATCGTGCTGAACTAAAACTTTTGCTATTTGTATTGTTCCTGGCGATTTATACTATTACTTTGGTGGGGAATCTGGGCATGGTCTTCATAATCCGGATCACTCCCAAGCTCCACACTCCCATGTACTTTTTCCTGAGCTGCCTTTCTTTGGTCGATGCCTGCTACTCATCTGCCATTGCACCCAAAATGCTGATAAATCTCATGGTTGTAAAGGGAACCATTTCTTTCACTGCTTGCATCATACAGCATTTGTGTTTTGGAATGTTCGTTACCACAGAAGGGCTCTTGCTGTCAGTGATGGCCTATGACCGTTATGTGGCTATCGTGAATCCTTTGCTTTACACAGTAGCCATGTCTAAAACTAAGTGCGTAGGACTAGTTTTGGGATCCTGGGTGGGCGGAACAATTAATTCATTAGTTCACACCATAAGCTTGAGTCGCCTGTCTTTCTGTAGGCTGAATGTTGTCAGTCACTTTTTCTGTGATATTCCCTCACTCCTAAAGCTGTCATGTTCAGATACTTCCATGAATGAGATGTTACTCTTAACCTTCTCTGGAGTTATTGCCATGGCTACCTTCTTGGTTGTGATAATTTCTTACATGTTTATTGTCTTTGCTATCTTGAGAATTAACTCAGCATCAGGCAGACAGAAAGCCTTCTCCACCTGTGCCTCTCACCTCACAGCAGTGACAATATTCTACGGGACGTTAAGCTTTAGTTACATTCAACCGAGTTCCCAGTATTCAGTAGAACAAGAGAAAGTAGTGGCTGTATTCTATACATTAGTGATCCCCATGTTAAATCCATTGATTTACAGTATGAGAAACAAAGAAGTGAAGGATGCTGTGAAAAGGGCCatagaaatgaaacatttttccTGTAAATTTTAA